In the Sandaracinus amylolyticus genome, TCGATCGCGCTCGTGCCTGCGCTGGGGCTCGCGCAGGAGGACGCGCGCACGCTCTTCCAGCGCGGCCAGACGGCGTACTCGCAGGGCGACTACGACGCGGCGATCGAGCAGTGGACGCGCGCGTACGAGCTCGACCCGCGCCCGCTGCTGCAGTTCAACCTGTCGCAGGCGTACGAGCGGCTCGGTCGGCTCGAGGACGCGATCCGCGCGCTCGAGCTCTACCTCGAGCGTGCCGATCCGAACGACGAGCACCAGTCGGACGCGCGCGCGCGCGTGTCGGCGCTGCGCGAGCGCGTGGGCCGCACCAGCGTGCGCGTGACCGGGGGGCCCGAGGGCGCGACGATCCTGGTCGACGGCGAGGATCGCGGACGCACGCCGCGCCCCGATCCGATCCAGGTCCCGCCGGGCTCGCATCGCATCGCGGTGCGCGCGCAGGGATACAGCGAGTTCACGTCGACGGTGGTCGTGCCCGCCGGGCAGTCGGTCGACGTCAC is a window encoding:
- a CDS encoding tetratricopeptide repeat protein; amino-acid sequence: MIARGTWIALLAALSIALVPALGLAQEDARTLFQRGQTAYSQGDYDAAIEQWTRAYELDPRPLLQFNLSQAYERLGRLEDAIRALELYLERADPNDEHQSDARARVSALRERVGRTSVRVTGGPEGATILVDGEDRGRTPRPDPIQVPPGSHRIAVRAQGYSEFTSTVVVPAGQSVDVTVEMQVASGGGAQVAEGGGELPVVPIILFSAGGAALIAGAIMGGIALSDAENAPGRDSPEADAARGLALGADITMGAGVALAAAGLIVLLVSDSGGGEERQPERISLAPWGGSSGGGVAVAGSF